From the genome of Watersipora subatra chromosome 9, tzWatSuba1.1, whole genome shotgun sequence:
TCTAGCGCACTTGAACttactagaagaaaaatatgtgctcaGACTtacccaaaatgctataaatatgtgtGTATTAGCTGAATGTACAGCTTCCAACAAGTAATAAATCggtttctgcacagaaaatttcgTTTTAATTGGTTAAGTTTCTTTACCTAATGAACTCGAGTAACGTAAGCTCTTAAATAAGCTCTTAAATAAGAGCTATTATCATAACTTAAGCCAGCAGGTAGAAACACGTATTACATCATgctctttaaaggttgacctgcaacaaaattaacattacagttatttggtatcataagattcaccatgtcttactctgttgtgttgtaggtgccaaatatgtggaaatgttattacaagctcttaaaagctcaaaaacgaaaagccgccgtagattggaatcagtttaattctctgacgtagtcattacagtttggttattgtcttgccacgtgatgttctcccgtgaattgaaaggccaatgaaaagctcaatataaacttattgtagcactagtttatgacaaacacttcggactttaccgaagaccctgtatcaaatatagatgctcgctactttacagttttgtttcggtttggtctaatcgtcaagtcgtaatctgatcatgtgacccaatacttcgcaaataatttttgcagcacttttcgattatcacaggtgaccaacacgctcgtcatgattatcagacaatgatctgtactccttcgagctaaggttaaaaagttcaacaaatttttatggtaggttataagatgtcagtgctaaaaatgacagcattacaatgacgataaaacagacgcgtaagaacaatagacatggttttattgaatgcgtgaagtgtatttgtgaaaatatttcgacaaatgaggttgcatgaaagtgtaaacagaaaccatcctgtaacaactacgtcccatttgagccgtattggaaagagaatccaaactacggcggtcttgtgtggctgccattaactgttcgttttttagcttttaagagcttttaatcacattcccatatattttgcacctacaacacaacagagtaagacatggtgaatcttttgatatcaaataactgtaaagtgaatttttttgcaagtcaacctttaagcacgCTAGCTGAAGTGTGAGCCTTTCAACCAATCACCATTCAAGATTTTTAAGTGTAATAACTGTAGTGTGTTAATCCATTTTATATCAATGTGACTGGCATAGCCTACTGCTGTAGCATGCCTGTCTACAGACTTGCAGTTTTGAATTCAAACCTCACGTGAAGtgcattttttgttgctaaagaTTTAACGCCATAACTGACCATACGTGagacaaacaacaaacaacaaaccCTGAGATTCTACATATCCATATAGATATAGCATAAGcctaattaaacttatagcactaacaacaataacaaaataCCTTCATTTAGAAGTTAGAATTgtaaatgttgtatttgttgattaataataaattttctatgcaaaaacctttttgttatctGTGCATCACCCAATGAATTTACTGGGCCAATAGGCTTAACTGGATGTCTGTGCCATGGTTACAGCGCTTGGATGAAGATTAGAAAATTTGCTGTAGCAGCTACAGTGAATTACTCTACTGAGTGTCACTACCTTTCTGTTACAGGTACTTTCCAGCAATGTGGTTGTTTTGGAATGGGGAAGAGCTCTCTTTGGAGAATGGGGAGTTTTGCTTTCCTTTTTCGTTTCCCTCTCAGCTTTAGGAGCAGGTTTCTCCGGACTCTATGGAATGACACGGCAAATGTGCTGCGTTGCAAGAGAAGGTAATCTTTAAATCACCAAACACTAGAGACACTTTGTCTCCAAGACAGTTTAACTAAGATAAATAAAACCATCAAATCACCATTCATTCAGATGTGCTATTTATAATATACTTCCATCAGTTATCATTCTTGTAAGTTTAGCAACACCTTTTTCAAACATATTTAACTGTACTCCTATTGGCTGAGTGTTTTTTATTCTCCATGATCACCAGTAGCGGTTTTTTGGCTTCAATTCTGATTGGTTAGCTAATAATATTTGATTTTGGTGATTAGCTCATCATCTTCCAGCTTGATGCTGTTCACTCCGTTTacttttttttattcttttttgtaACTGGttagcttttttattatttgttgaaaacTAGTTATTGATCATAAGATTGGTAATAGATACTTTTTGTCAGTTGATCAAAGGTCACAAGATTTAACTTTGGATTAATAAAGCCTCTGTAGCATCACGATTAACTCATATGAAAGTCCTAAAGACGGTTGCAAAACTTGAACTCCAAActgttttttgtaaatttcaGGTCACACAATCCAGCTGCTAGCGATGGTAGATGTAAAGGAAAGCATCCCGGTAATAGCCATGGTGAACCAAACCATTCTGGCCATTATCTTCTGTTTAGTTGGTGAAGGCATCGTCGCCATGCTCAACTTTCTCTCATTTGTTGGTGGATTTGTCAAGGTCATGGCCATGTTCTCACTGGTTAAACTCAAGTTGCAGAAGTACGTGAGCAAACTTTAACAGATATTACTCCTAGCAGCAGGATGGTAGAAGAGGTTAGAGTTGTGACAAACAGAGTTGACTAAGCATTGTGTCTAAATAAATGACACTTGATTAGAGAGCAGACAACTACCAGTTGAAGACTCAAAAGACATTGTTTCTACAAGAACATTACATAAGGTTAAAAGTTAGAGTTGACTTACTGTCACGACTGATAAATGCTCTGTGTATATAGCGAGTATCCAAAATGTAGAGACAATGAGGAGACAATAAAAGAGAgaggaaaaatatttcttaatcaCCATCTTGTAAGTTACCCTGAAACtataaactaaattatatgaaTAACATAATGTTGTAGACACAATGACAATGAGGAGAGATTTCGAGTGCCCCTGATTCTGCCGATATTGATGACCTTAGTCTATGTATACTTGGCTGTTGTTCCGATAATCAACAACCCCAACTGGTATCATTTGTATGGAATCCTATTGGCTGTCATCTTCTTTGTCATCTACATTGTATTCATCAAGTTTAACTCGAGAGTTTCCTGTTTTGATAGAGTGACCTTGTTTGTACAGAGACTTATGGGAGTTGCTGTCATAGACAAGTTTATGTGACCAATAGAAAAATAGATGTTTGTATTTGTTATTCACTGCCCAAAGATGTTTGTACAAATATACTTTGTAATAGCCTGTTTCTGACGATTTGTTGATGATGTAGTATTTTCTGATATTAATGTCTTGTTTGCAAGCACTCAACTTAATGACTATGTGTGACTCTGTATCAACACTAGTTATATCTTTATGTAAACGAGTAAAACCACACTACTCATATTTGTAAACTCCAATTATTACTTTTTAGCTCTTCCCAATGCTGGaaattattaacaaataaaatatgcattacTCTTATGTTTTCATGTTGAGGACTCAAATGCGCATCTTTCTGCTTTATAGTTTCTTCAATAGTTACACTGCAACTCGTTTACAACTACATCATGTTGTAACTATGTAGATTATAGCTATAAATACTAGTACAGTGGCAGTACTAGTCACTCTATTGTACAGTGACTAGTACAGTGGCAGTACTAGTCACTCTATTGTACAGTGACTAGTACAGTGGCAGTACTAGTCACTCTCTTGTACAGTCCCGTGTGTTGTGACAGATGGTCGTGCGTAATAAGTATGTAGACAATTATTTTCAGAAATGAATAGGTGATCGAGAATGCGGTAGTAGTGTGTGTGCCTTATAATCAGAATATCTCACAGCAACTGTAAGTATGCGTTCAGCCCGGTGCATTACTTTTTCTCGTAACGCTATTACTGTGGCTTAGGGCAAACAGGACAGATGGGATGGGACGGATGGGGTGGGACGGATGGGATGGGACAGATGGGACAAAACAAATGGGACTTGACAGATGGGTCGGGACAGATAGGATGGGACAGCCATGATTCTTATTACCATTAAGGTTTAGACTTTGCAAATTTGATTCTATtagtttgacaaaaaacttGTTCAAAATGTCATTGAGAGGGACATGGCCAAAACCAGActttcatataaaaatatttatacagcCAAATCTTGATATCTAGTACAAAGGTAATCCATTCTGTTAATTGCTTCATACTTTTCGATTGCATATTGAAGTGAATAGTTTTTACAGATTGCAACATATTTTTATCGATCTATTTCGGGGCTAATAAGCCATTATAggtgttttaaataattatatacagtatttaaataactttaattttaattaaacaacTTAATTTACATATACTTTGTTAACGTTAGGATTCATCCTAAATTTATACCAGCTTCTTTGCTTTGGCTCACAAAAATAAGGTGTTGTGAAAAATATTGGACACTGAATgttaatcattgatgttattgtGGAGAAAAATATTAGCCCAAAATTTACACTGAAAAGAATATAGAGGTGAAAATAAATCaatgttttattgtaattattgcCAGTGCCATTGCTACCATCAGTGTCCAGACTTTCTTGTCACGCTGCTAGTCATTACCATTATTGTCACCATCATTACTGGCAAACGCAAAACAGTAGAATCACAACTGCCACTTGTTTAGTTGCTAAAAAGAAACTAGCTTTAATTGAAAATACTAGGTTTATAGTGTGGGAACTGATTGCCATCAAAGTGTTTATAGTGTGTGAGCTGGTTGACATCAAAGTGTTTATAGTGTGTGAGCTGATTGACATCAAAGTGTTTATAGTGTGTGAGCTGGTTGACATCAAAGTGTTTATAGTGTGTGAGCTGATTagcatcaaagtgttaataatgTGTGAGCTGATTGCCATCAGAGTGTTTATAGCATGTGAGCCAATTAACGTGAAAGTGTTTATAGTATGTGAGCTGATTAACATCAAATTGTTAATAGTGTGTGAGCTGATTAACATCAAAGTGTATATAGTGTGTGAGCTGATTAACATCAGAACGTTTATAGTGTGTGAGCTGATTGACATCAAAGTGTTTATAGCATGTGAGATGGTTGacactaaagtgcatatactgTGGGAGTCGTGTAACATCAAAGTGTTTCTAGTGTGtgagtctaaatctttactaaaacaatatcGGCGTTTGAAGCCAGCGTAATAATTGTTAAGCATAACAGTTATCTGTCTTAGTTAATAACCCCAAGCGCTTCAAATAcaagtattttaactgatgcaATGAATGTCTAGACAACCATTCATCACTACAGTTAGTTGAACGATTGTAGTGTTGTGGTCTATGTCGCTGTTCTGAAGACTAGTGCTATAGACCACTATATTATACGATGTTTGATCTCGAGgtttcgagatcaaatcctctgtgaAGTAGATTTTTCATTGCCAGACTGGAATTGCTATAATGGAACACAGAGACGACAAAAAACAAAAGCCAAACACtgagagagatatatatatatgtatatatatttatatatatatatgtgtatatatatattcatagcaTAGCTGTAGACTAAGTAGTCTACAGCCtgaggaatatatatataatgggatttgtgtcccttgcctcagctctgagctgcactgatgaggcttcactagctgaaacagtactgtctgtagcataagtatatatatatatatatatatatatatatatatatatatatatatatatatatatatatatatatatatatatatatatatatatataactaactagagtgtggaataggttaattttacttatctttacgTATCTTTCagcactatatcagtgaagtctcaaccattatctgtatatatatatatatatatatatatatatatataaactttccTCTTGGAAATCAAATGAGGATAACTCCGAATAGACAAATCTCTTTCTATAGCCTTGTTATGTAGTTAACAATTTATTTACTTATGAAAGCAAACCTTCTCTCGCAAGGCAGCACATCTGGCATGGCAGAGCATAAAGCAAAGATAAGCCTGCTCCTAAAGCTGATAGAGAAACAAGGAAGGAGAAGATAATTCCCCATTCTCCAAAGAGAACTTTTCCCCATTCCAAGACAACTACATCACTAGCAATCACCTATAATGTAGGACAAAAATATTTGGACAGACAATCCTTGAGTGTCTGGGTATTTTATAAACACTACGAGAATTGTTCAGATTGGTGTTCGATTCTAAGCTCAAATAAATTATGATATTTATTGGGATGATTTCTGCATTCATTTAACTTAGAAATGGGAACATCgtcaattttgtttttaatctaCGTTTAGATGCGGCATTAAAAAACTGCAGTCAGGCGCTATCAAATTTATCCTCCCTTGTCTAAGAAAAGATTAATGCTTAATGCACATGAGGATAAATCTCCAACAAAACCCAGAACAAAGCATTGGTGGCGGTTGGGTGGTCTCTGCCCGTATCATCAGGCTCACCGATAACACAAGCTATATTGTGAGTGACCCTAATTGGCCAATAGTATCGACCTGATTTCATCCAACAGGGAAGCAATAAAAGCTCTATCTGATCAACTCCGTTTTCTCCCCTCACAACATCATCCAACCTGACATTGCTTGTTCCCTACACATTATTAACAAGTTTGTAATTTTGGCTCACAAAAATTTCGTCCTTGTATAAGCAGTATATAATCTAGATAAAATTCAATCATTCTTCTTTGGTAGAATAAAGAAAGGTTTGAATTAGAATCCAAATCTGTTTCACTTTCATAAATTTATTGCAAGTTGGCTTGCATGGCTTAAGTAGCAGAGAAGGTTTTTATGTAGATCCTGGATGTACAGCCCTAAAAGTACTGTAGCAAGCAGCTGAGAGACTGTACTCACTCTGTCTGGACCAATCACTGCGTAGTAAGAGATGTTTACAAGAACATAGAGCGCTGTAACCATGCTGACGGATATTATGATGCAGAGTGGAATATTTCTCTTATAGTTCTTCATTTCCTCTGTTAAAGTCGTCACATTGCCCCATCCCATGTAAGCAAACAGCCCATTGTAGAGTGAAACGGCCACATTCCAGCCATTTGTAGTCGTACCTTCAAAAATTCACTGCCTTCATTCACATACCAGTATTATTAATACAACCTTTCGTATACCTCTATGTATTTCCATGCATAATTAGTTTATATAGACACGGCTAGCTGATCTCTTCTGACACCAACTCCAAGTTGTCAATTGATCTACTTTAGTAAAGTGCCAATCAGTTTGTGTTCAGTTTCTGATGCAGTCATCCAACTCACTTGAGTTCTTAAatcattacatgtattaaaaatgaaattttgtttaaaaactgtagTTACAACCAAGAAAAATAATCATCGATATGCAATACGACTATAGGCAAGCCGCAATATCAAAGAACACAATTCCAGTTTTCATATTACACAAGAATTTCTCATAAACCTAGAAggatagtatatgtatatgtaaatgcatatttatatacatacgtatacgAACATGTGTACATATCTATATGTGTATACTAACCGAATGCTTGGcgttacccgggtaataaaattattaaccaatgaatttgagtaacctaCTTCGTAAGCTAGCAGTCTAAATAACCACTAAAACAATAGCAGTGTTTGAAGCCAGCTTACTAATCGTTATGTTACACATAACAATAAATTGTGCTAGTTAATAACCACAAGCGCCTGAGGTGTAAATATTGTAACCAATTTAATCACCATCATTCATCATAACGGTCAGTTGAAAGATCGTAGTGTAGAAGTTTAGTTTACTCTGAGGTACGTAGATCAAATCCTCTATGAAGCGGCTTTTcttttgctagattttaatagatataactggacacagagaattatatatatagattagcgCAATGGctggcgttgcacaggtattaaaaacagcttataaacagtggcaggtaatgtagttgcctgccattagcctggcacattgccaaagactaatttaagtaagctatTATACGCATtgctaagcttactaataagagccgtgagggCAAGCTGTAGTGACATTTCGTAATGCAGagcgctatgcgtattttaaccgacaTAACAACTCATATCGTTTAATGAAATCATTGCATCaccgtagcttaattggttagattATCACCTGGTGAATGGGGAGTTTCAGGATCTAACCCAGCACAAAGCTGATCTTTctttccaaaattttaacagTTAAAGCTGGACACAACAAATGatggactttgagatttatatatagactacatgtagttgtactaccaggtgttgcccgggtaataaaaagtctttggacagaaaatcaatttttatttaacataccgtatacaacatttaccactctaacctttaaacttcatatcgtgagaaaatattttaaagcagttcaaatgaattaagagaaaaaagaaaacagctgtaaaggttttcagctttttcaaacaactacaacttttaaatttcatatcatgaaagaagtgttttgttgaaacaaGTTAGTAAAAGAaattaaaactgtaaatgtgtttaaatgtaaatgtgaaatcattagcaagtaatggctgaatataatctgtttagctatgattactatgaaaaattatttggtatacgattatatgattttagtttgtttcagggttggcatcataaggtgaaaatatcatatagacatgtagagtggtatagaaacccatagtaattatctaatgcgaTCTCTGCCTGttaaatatcatcgtcattaaaaatagtaacgaaacaatatgttaaccttagcaactatagttacctattatAACTTTGGTGCAATTTGTGGGTATATGATCtgcaaaaatgtaacattacaacgtTCTATGTGCAGatttcttaccttcaagacagacgtgtaacgtaaatgctgaatctaacttatatgaatttagcttactaaaaacatacttgaaagaagttgttgaatgcattttagtaaactttaactAAGATTTTGtcactgtttttatttatttatgaacaGTTATACAACAATGAATGACAGTGAACTGAGAcaaaatcgccaaattttaacttcgAAAAAAATTAATCTTGATACTGTTTTACCTAAAACAAATTAGCTCTAGTACAGCGAAGACGGAAAAAGACGAAgacgggctttccggtagagcccgaagtttttttcataaactagtgctacgaggcgttttatattgagccttttattggcctttaatttcacgtgataacatcacgtgtcaaaacaataaccacgttgAGTTGAGTACAccatcgaaataaagggattgCAACCTACAGTGTTTtagtgatggctgcgattaactattcatttttgagcttttaagagcttgtaattacatttccacatattttgcacctactacccagcagagtaagacatggtgaaccttttgataccaaatacagtggaacctcggttctcgaacgcttcggttctcaaccaactcggttttcgaccaaaaaatttgaggtttgttcgtctcggatttcgaacataaattcggtcaTCAACCAAACTGGAGCATGCACATTTGAATTAAACATTCCGAACAGCTtcaaaaacagcatgtttatacatTTAACGACGTTGCTCTGAGCCACTTCCGGAAGGTTCTCAAACAAAGGGAGAAGTTTcgcttcataaatttttttcaaaaaggaGCCATCTGGGAGGACATTGCCTCTACCATAGAGATTTTCTAGggacacaactcctccagtcgagttaccctaaattattttgaaggaggattcttcttcaaagatgtgaaataaacgtgccattgcagtttctattttttatcacatgatttttgatgtaactgatctgttgcattttttgctgtttcattttcaatttctgcaatttttggtattgtatcgtaacctttaatgttttcgatgttttaagagcataattatgaaatgtttactttttgtttttttttttcatcCTCATAGATAGAAagtcttttattaaaattaaacatgatctatatctacccatttatttatagtatgcagtatacagtagaGTTTATGGtataaatgttgaaaaatactttaccgaagttgctaaatcgacttggaacgaattaaaatttacatacattaattttaatgggaaaacttgtttcggatctcgaacaactcggttttcgaacaactttCTGGAACGGATTGCGTTCGAGAACCAAGGATTACACtgtaactgtaatgggaattttgttgcaagtcgacctCAAAAGGATCGTGaactagtctaaatctttactataatacagGCTGTTATAATAACTTGAGTCAGCACTAGGAAAAACTGTTGTTTCATGACCTCTCGtgcaataattattttaaagtaaGCTGGCTGAAGCATGAAGCGTGCGATttcaaccaatcagcattaaaGATTAGCagttgtaataagtatgtgcattttgtgtggattttttgttgctagatGTTAATATCTATAGCTGTTATACTCACAACACCCAgactgatatttatatacatatatacatgtagattgtttCTCTTATGACCGTCATTAAAAACAATGTAGTGATTTTAAAAAGGATTTTTTAACAAGTCCCCTAGTTAGTGGTCCACTAAAAATCCAACGAAAACAAGATGAAAGGGATTGTAGAAAGTAACACGctttgaaattttaatttaaacatCTTGAGCTTTTGGTTTTTTTAAAAGaccatgtttttatttta
Proteins encoded in this window:
- the LOC137405317 gene encoding Y+L amino acid transporter 2-like, with protein sequence MLAIALVIFTFYINTSTKLVQKIVKVTLVVKVLTMLSIVVGGFYWMAKEGTSELAQPFKGTTTNGWNVAVSLYNGLFAYMGWGNVTTLTEEMKNYKRNIPLCIIISVSMVTALYVLVNISYYAVIGPDRVIASDVVVLEWGKVLFGEWGIIFSFLVSLSALGAGLSLLYALPCQMCCLAREGLLS